The following coding sequences lie in one Rhea pennata isolate bPtePen1 chromosome 10, bPtePen1.pri, whole genome shotgun sequence genomic window:
- the ISLR2 gene encoding immunoglobulin superfamily containing leucine-rich repeat protein 2 has product MAPLLGLWLVALLGPARACPEPCACVDKYAHQFADCAYKDLQVVPTGLPSNVTTLSLSANKITSLQRRSFVEVTQVTSLWLAHNDIRFIEPGTFAILVQLKNLDISHNQIVDFPWQDLYNLSALQLLKMNNNHMAQVPQGAFHTLKDLRSLRINNNKFAALAEGIFDSLSSLSHLQIYNNPFDCSCKLQWLKKWMDSTLISIPEKDSITCSLPEQLRGVPVGKIPDVQCVSPSVQLTYFPNLDTTELFDGFTLTLHCAVTGSPPPEVSWKIRTSSQALEIKGSPRESTGKDLPKQDLERFLVFKNGTLVIPHLSKREEGTYTCLATNEMGSNETSVNVAVAGSQKYPLQPGRDPTSSKAQPGDRKPGAKGAKNSVLMPDERNKPLSPTRQSHPSLAAVTESMAEGQVPFQLPPFEKKCGSTQASRYISNHAFNQSGDFKQHTFDLGVIALDVSERDARVQLTPTYMQPEKVHLRMLYLCQESSQGHALVQWSKIEEGVNSYWFQGLNPGTNYSVCLTYPGEDCQVQVVFTTKKEIPSLIIIVVVSIFLLVLATLPLMGATCCHLLSKYQGKTYKLIMKAQNPDQMEKHMAADFDPRASYLESEKNYNLSEMGEGDIEEEEDEEEDDDEGGRRRRRREAEGAPELERDESVAAVSMAESQSKANAEEFEVRSEYSDKLPLGAEAVTISQEINGNYRQPAR; this is encoded by the coding sequence ATGGCCCCGCTGCTGGGCTTGTGGCTGGTGGCCCTgctcggcccggcgcgggcgtGCCCGGAGCCCTGCGCCTGTGTGGACAAGTACGCCCACCAGTTCGCCGACTGCGCCTACAAGGATCTCCAGGTGGTGCCCACCGGGCTGCCCTCCAACGTGACCACCCTCAGCCTGTCCGCCAACAAGATCACCTCGCTGCAGCGGCGCTCCTTTGTGGAGGTGACCCAGGTCACCTCCCTCTGGCTGGCGCACAACGATATCCGCTTCATCGAGCCTGGCACCTTCGCCatcctggtgcagctgaaaAACCTCGACATCAGCCACAACCAGATCGTGGACTTCCCCTGGCAGGACCTCTACAATCTCAGTGCCCTCCAGCTCCTCAAGATGAATAATAACCACATGGCCCAGGTGCCCCAGGGGGCCTTCCACACCCTCAAAGACCTCAGGTCCCTGCGCATCAACAACAACAAGTTCGCTGCTCTTGCAGAGGGTATCTTTGACTCCCTTAGTTCCCTCTCCCACCTACAGATCTACAACAACCCCTTTGACTGCTCCTGTAAACTCCAGTGGCTGAAGAAGTGGATGGACAGCACACTCATCTCCATCCCAGAGAAGGACTCCATCACTTGCAGCCTCCCAGAGCAGCTCCGAGGGGTGCCCGTGGGGAAAATCCCGGATGTGCAGTGCGTGTCGCCTTCTGTGCAGCTCACTTATTTCCCCAACCTGGACACCACAGAGCTCTTTGATGGCTTCACCCTGacactgcactgtgctgtgACAGGCAGCCCCCCGCCTGAAGTGAGCTGGAAGATCCGCACCTCCAGCCAAGCTCTGGAGATCAAAGGGAGCCCGAGAGAGAGCACTGGGAAGGACCTCCCTAAACAAGACCTTGAGCGCTTCCTGGTCTTCAAGAATGGCACCCTGGTGATTCCTCACCTGAGCAAACGGGAGGAAGGCACCTACACTTGCCTGGCCACCAATGAAATGGGGAGCAATGAGACCTCAGTCAATGTAGCTGTGGCTGGGTCCCAGAAATACCCACTGCAGCCTGGGAGGGATCCCACAAGTAGTAAAGCACAACCAGGTGATAGGAAGCCCGGGGCTAAGGGGGCAAAGAACAGTGTGCTCATGCCAGATGAGAGGAACAAACCTCTCAGCCCCACCCGTCAGAGCCACCCATCCTTGGCGGCAGTGACAGAGTCCATGGCAGAAGGGCAAGTGCCCTTCCAACTTCCTCCCTTTGAGAAGAAATGTGGCTCCACACAAGCCAGCAGATACATCTCCAATCATGCCTTCAACCAGAGTGGCGACTTCAAGCAGCACACCTTCGACCTGGGTGTGATTGCCTTAGATGTGTCAGAGCGTGATGCCAGGGTGCAGCTCACCCCCACTTACATGCAGCCCGAGAAGGTCCACCTCAGAATGCTCTACCTGTGCCAGGAGAGCAGCCAGGGCCACGCCTTGGTCCAGTGGTCTAAGATTGAGGAAGGGGTGAACTCGTACTGGTTCCAGGGTTTGAACCCTGGCACCAACTACTCTGTGTGTCTCACCTACCCGGGGGAGGACTGCCAGGTCCAAGTGGTCTTCACCACCAAGAAAGAGATCCCCTCACTCATCATCATTGTTGTCGTGAGCATCTTCTTGCTGGTGCTGGCCACCCTGCCCCTGATGGGGGCCACATGCTGCCACCTCCTCTCCAAGTACCAAGGGAAGACCTACAAGCTTATCATGAAAGCCCAGAACCCGGACCAGATGGAGAAACACATGGCTGCGGACTTCGACCCCCGCGCCTCCTACCTGGAGTCTGAGAAGAACTACAATCTCAGTGAGATGGGGGAAGGGGAcattgaggaagaagaagatgaggaggaggacgacgacgaaggagggaggaggaggaggaggagagaagccgAAGGGGCTCCGGAGCTGGAGCGAGATGAGAGCGTGGCAGCTGTCTCCATGGCGGAGTCGCAGTCCAAAGCCAACGCCGAGGAGTTCGAGGTCCGCTCCGAGTACAGCGACAAGCTGCCCCTGGGCGCCGAGGCAGTGACCATCTCCCAGGAGATCAACGGGAACTACAGGCAGCCGGCCCGCTga